CAGACGGGCGCTATCTCTGTTCGCGCCACGCCGATGGGCAGTGGCCCGTTGCATGCCGCAATCCCGCCTTCGTCACGTCGACCGACGTCACCGGCTTGCGTCGCTGGGGTCTTCGCTTTGCCGAGCGCACGGGCATCGATTTGACCTATGTTTACGACGACTACGAGCGGTGCCAATTCCTTCAGGCCATCGCCCTCTCGTTGGCGCTCACCGTTTGCTGCGTATTGGGCAGCCTCGCTTGCGGCATCGTGCTGGCATTGCTCGCGGCAACGCCGCCTCCCATGGTGGGACCCGCACTGCGCACGGTCGCGCTGCTCGCGCGCACGACACCGCCCTTGCTTCAAATCTACGTCTTGACGTTCGGTGTCGGCAGCGTGCTGGCTGCACGCTGGCACCTGCGTCCGAACGCGTTCTGGATCGTCGTCGCATCGCTGAGCATCTATACCGGCGCCGGCATCATGCGCACGCTCGAAGACGCCGCGCGGCACGAACGCATGCGCAATACCGAATTCGCCGTTCGCCCATCGACACTGGGCTTGCTGCTGCGTCACACGTCGCCGTCGATCCGATCGCTGCTCGTGAACGTGACGAAAGCAACGATGATGGCAAGCGCCGTCGCGGTGCCTGAACTGTTGTCGGTGTCGACGTCCATCATTGCAGACCATGGCAACGTCGCGACGATGATGAATACGTTGATGATTCTATTCGCGTCCTTGGTGTGGGCCGTATTGCGTCTGCTTCGAGCGGTCGAGCGGAGATGGGTCGATGCACGAGATTGAGGCAGCAAGCAAGGTGCTCTATACATGGACGCCGTATTTGGCCGGCGGCTTCGTCTGGAATATCGTCATCTCCGTCGTCGCGCTCGCGATCGGCCTACCGTGCGGATATGCGCTTGCCCGGCTGCGGTTGTCTTCTCGTCGAACCGTATCGAAAGCAAGCGAATGCATCACGAGCTTGACGCGCAACATTCCAACGTTCGTCTTCCAGTATTACTTGATATTCATGTTGCCGAACTCGGTGTCGTTACCGTTCGTCAATCTCGCGATGCCCTTGCCGTCCTGGGTGAAAGCGGCGCTCGCCCTCGCGCTTGCCGTCACCGGCTTCGTCTCCGACAACGTGCTTGTTCCGCTGCGCGAGTGGCGCGCCGGATCGCGGCGCGGCGCGCTGCTGTTCATCTCGCATCTGGTCAATTTCTTCGTCGTCATCGTCATGGCGTCGTCCACCGCCTCCGTCATCGGCGTCGCCGAGATCGTCAGCCGTTGCAACACCGTCATCAATGCCCTGGGGCGCACCGACGCCATGCTCTGGATATACCTCTACGGCATGGCCTGGTTCTGCGTCTTTAGCCTGATCACAGCGGTGCTGCTTCCGAAGCTCTTCCGTCGTTTGGTGAATCATTAGGATACCGAACGATACGGCGATAGACTCCGACGATAGCTATCGCCGCACCTTCGATCAATCGTGCTCGCGCATCGTTAGGAGTACTGCGCAACCGCTTGCCACGAGCAAGATCGCCAACACATAGAGCGCATCGTTCATGCTGCCCGTGTGCACCTTGATCTGGCCGATCACCCACGGGCTCACGATGCCGCTCGTGATGCCGATGCTGCTGACGAGCGCAATGCCGGGCGCCGCCGCGGCTTTCGACAGGCAGCGCGAGGGCATCGTCCAAAAGATCGGCAGCGCCGCGAAGATCAAGATCGTCGCACACGAGAGCATGGCCAGCATCGCGGCAAAACTCGGCAAATGTACGGTCAACAAGAGCAACGCCACCGCGCCCGCGATCGTACAGAAGGCGAAGTGCCCGCGGCGTTCACCCGTCCGGTCGGAATGACGCGCGATAGCAACGAGACCGATCACGCCCAACGCATTCGGAATTGTCGTATAGAGGCTGATCGACACAACGTCGGTGATGCCGAAATCGCGAATCATCAACGGCATCCAAAAGTTCAACGTCAACGACGCGCACGTCAAGGAAAAGTAGATGAATGCCAGTAGATAAACGCGCGGTGTACGA
The sequence above is a segment of the Trinickia acidisoli genome. Coding sequences within it:
- a CDS encoding ABC transporter permease subunit (The N-terminal region of this protein, as described by TIGR01726, is a three transmembrane segment that identifies a subfamily of ABC transporter permease subunits, which specificities that include histidine, arginine, glutamine, glutamate, L-cystine (sic), the opines (in Agrobacterium) octopine and nopaline, etc.), which encodes MHEIEAASKVLYTWTPYLAGGFVWNIVISVVALAIGLPCGYALARLRLSSRRTVSKASECITSLTRNIPTFVFQYYLIFMLPNSVSLPFVNLAMPLPSWVKAALALALAVTGFVSDNVLVPLREWRAGSRRGALLFISHLVNFFVVIVMASSTASVIGVAEIVSRCNTVINALGRTDAMLWIYLYGMAWFCVFSLITAVLLPKLFRRLVNH